One window of the Eschrichtius robustus isolate mEscRob2 chromosome X, mEscRob2.pri, whole genome shotgun sequence genome contains the following:
- the LOC137756400 gene encoding LOW QUALITY PROTEIN: uncharacterized protein (The sequence of the model RefSeq protein was modified relative to this genomic sequence to represent the inferred CDS: substituted 1 base at 1 genomic stop codon) — protein IGLYLTLTLGQAHAERLPGHTLGGLPWRVAPAAVGPGRPARPLGFPVSAKELPQPSWPSFHVPFASMXELRGVQMVMPACRPPSLLHSPWYLLLYTKDDLAHLLPGGPVTWSSVSLRGSHSFCPPKSTFSLSPGTSQHSQKLLAAWPGCVGRRGPFPSGTSRAALRSSLRLQPPSGFCC, from the exons ATTGGTCTCTACCTGACCCTTACCTTGGGCCAGGCCCATGCGGAGAGGTTACCTGGCCATACCCTCGGCGGCCTGCCTTGGAGGGTGGCCCCTGCAGCAGTGGGCCCGGGCCGCCCAGCACGTCCCCTGGGCTTTCCTGTCAGCGCCAAGGAGCTTCCCCAGCCATCCTGGCCAAGTTTCCATGTGCCATTTGCCAGCATGTGAGAGctccgt GGTGTACAGATGGTCATGCCTGCTTGTAGGCCCCCATCTCTTCTCCATTCCCCGTGGTATTTGCTTCTGTACACCAAAGATGATCTGGCCCATCTTCTTCCCGGAGGCCCAGTGACGTGGTCCTCTGTCAGCTTGCGAGGAAGCCACAGCTTCTGTCCCCCGAAGTcaaccttctctctttctcctgggACTTCTCAGCATTCGCAGAAGCTGCTTGCAGCGTGGCCAGGATGTGTGGGGCGTCGGGGCCCTTTCCCGTCTGGTACCTCACGTGCAGCTCTCAGATCATCCCTTCGGCTGCAGCCTCCATCGGGGTTTTGCTGTTAG